One Paenibacillus riograndensis SBR5 DNA segment encodes these proteins:
- a CDS encoding class I SAM-dependent methyltransferase: protein MIPAGNSKPNIERFLGFQDEYDRYRPEAPPIVVELLTQYLGRRPSLVADVGCGTGLSTFLWKDAADTVTGVEPNPDMLGKALEKLSLLEASAPSLSFIQGFSNQLPFSPDSVDIITCSQSFHWMDPDSTLQEVSRCLRPGGIFAAYDCDWPLVLQPDIEARYNHLIAASDAWLAELQPAAEQARKWDKEGHLSRMKASGVFTYAREIVFHNTENCDAQRYVGLMLSQGGIQTVLKLDPAVLTQDIAGFTADVEQFFQGRTLPVLISYRMRVGVK from the coding sequence GTGATCCCTGCCGGCAACAGCAAGCCAAATATCGAACGTTTCCTGGGCTTCCAGGATGAGTACGACCGCTACCGGCCAGAAGCTCCGCCGATTGTCGTTGAACTGCTTACCCAATACCTGGGCCGCAGACCTTCACTGGTGGCCGATGTGGGCTGCGGAACCGGGCTGTCCACCTTTCTCTGGAAGGATGCAGCGGATACTGTAACCGGAGTGGAGCCTAATCCTGATATGCTGGGCAAAGCGCTGGAAAAATTGAGTCTTTTGGAGGCTTCGGCACCCTCTCTGTCCTTTATTCAGGGCTTTTCCAACCAGCTTCCTTTCTCACCGGACAGCGTGGATATCATCACCTGCTCGCAATCGTTCCACTGGATGGACCCGGACAGTACGCTGCAGGAAGTCTCCCGTTGTCTCCGCCCGGGCGGAATATTTGCCGCCTACGATTGCGACTGGCCGCTGGTCCTGCAGCCGGATATTGAGGCCCGCTACAACCATCTGATCGCCGCTTCCGACGCCTGGCTTGCAGAGCTTCAGCCCGCTGCCGAGCAGGCCCGCAAATGGGACAAAGAAGGGCATTTGTCCCGGATGAAGGCCAGTGGCGTTTTCACCTATGCGCGGGAAATTGTTTTTCATAATACGGAAAACTGTGATGCCCAGCGTTATGTCGGGCTCATGCTTAGTCAAGGCGGAATCCAAACCGTCCTTAAGCTTGACCCAGCTGTTCTGACACAGGATATTGCCGGGTTCACGGCAGATGTGGAGCAGTTTTTTCAAGGCCGGACCTTGCCTGTGCTGATCAGCTACCGGATGCGGGTCGGCGTGAAATAA